Proteins encoded by one window of Peptococcaceae bacterium 1198_IL3148:
- the tadA gene encoding tRNA adenosine(34) deaminase TadA, with amino-acid sequence MDHNYYMGLALEEAKKAYQIGEVPIGAVVVVDNQVVAAGHDLRELLNDASAHAEMLVMREAAQSLGDWRLSNATMYVTVEPCAMCAGAIVQYRLRRLVYGAPNSKSGSIDSILNIVQEARFNHRVDVIAGVLENECKQIMRMFFKELRKK; translated from the coding sequence TTGGATCATAATTACTATATGGGTCTGGCTTTAGAAGAAGCTAAAAAGGCCTATCAAATAGGCGAAGTACCCATTGGTGCGGTGGTGGTGGTTGACAATCAAGTGGTGGCTGCTGGGCATGATTTGCGTGAACTTTTAAACGATGCCAGTGCCCATGCAGAGATGTTGGTGATGAGGGAGGCGGCCCAAAGTTTAGGGGATTGGCGCCTGAGTAACGCCACCATGTATGTAACGGTAGAACCCTGTGCCATGTGTGCCGGGGCGATAGTTCAATACCGTTTAAGACGGTTAGTTTACGGTGCTCCAAATAGTAAGTCTGGTTCCATTGATAGTATTTTGAATATTGTGCAAGAGGCGCGATTTAACCACCGGGTTGATGTTATCGCCGGTGTATTGGAGAATGAATGCAAACAAATAATGAGAATGTTTTTTAAAGAACTGCGTAAAAAGTAA
- the dnaX gene encoding DNA polymerase III subunit gamma/tau, giving the protein MGYRALYREYRPQRFADIAGQEHITRTLQNAICSGRVSHAYLFCGPRGTGKTSTAKVLAKTLNCVNAPVEEPCNHCQNCIATTEGTSVDVIEIDAASNRGIEDIRDLREKVKYSPAHGKYRIYIIDEVHMLTTEAFNALLKTLEEPPGHVIFVLATTEPHKVPVTILSRCQRFDFRRISVDVMVARLKQVADSAGLTVEEEALMLIAGVAEGGLRDALSILDQGAVYGNNKITVADVHNLLGTVGEEVLTQMADHLASANTAATLTLINNLYQQGKDLRLFVKELSTYLRSLMLYLVSNGLPDTNQQSIKLTASKFKPKQISNYLEILTKLEYDMKWSSQPKVLLELALVKMTVVEEEADSHYLLEKLKILEQHLHQISATGNLNSNKANSAAEQRPGLNDATTIDGAARHRPNLKQQSEPVKQIQPTGSAKKIKPSWNKVLERVKKLKPSLYGVFCEAEIIDAEEQLLTIGFKPQHSSFHKVRAEQSDNKAVLEQALNDELGGNWGVKVIAIEKLTELDNEVKKNAEIEHPLVKRAIEMFGRDKVVVSNHHQ; this is encoded by the coding sequence ATGGGTTATCGTGCCCTTTATCGGGAATACCGACCCCAGAGGTTTGCAGACATTGCCGGACAGGAACATATTACCCGTACGTTACAAAATGCCATTTGTTCAGGTCGGGTTAGCCACGCCTATCTTTTTTGTGGACCTAGGGGGACTGGTAAAACATCAACGGCAAAGGTATTAGCTAAAACTCTAAACTGTGTCAATGCACCGGTTGAAGAGCCCTGTAACCATTGTCAAAACTGTATAGCCACCACTGAGGGCACTTCAGTGGATGTAATTGAAATAGATGCTGCGTCCAATCGCGGTATTGAAGACATTCGCGACTTGAGGGAAAAGGTTAAATATTCGCCAGCCCACGGCAAGTATCGTATTTATATTATTGATGAAGTGCATATGTTGACAACCGAAGCCTTTAATGCGCTATTGAAAACGTTAGAGGAACCCCCCGGCCATGTTATTTTTGTTTTAGCCACCACAGAGCCCCATAAAGTGCCAGTGACAATACTATCCCGTTGCCAACGGTTTGACTTTAGAAGGATTTCTGTGGATGTAATGGTGGCCAGGTTAAAACAAGTGGCGGATAGTGCTGGCTTAACGGTGGAAGAAGAGGCTTTAATGTTAATTGCTGGTGTAGCGGAGGGTGGATTAAGGGATGCCTTGAGTATACTAGATCAAGGGGCGGTATATGGCAACAACAAAATCACGGTGGCCGATGTACATAATTTGTTAGGCACGGTGGGGGAAGAGGTTTTAACCCAGATGGCTGATCACCTGGCCAGTGCCAACACAGCAGCCACTTTAACGCTAATCAACAATCTGTATCAACAAGGTAAAGATTTACGTTTATTTGTTAAAGAACTAAGTACTTATTTAAGATCCTTGATGCTGTACTTGGTATCCAACGGCTTACCAGATACAAATCAGCAATCCATTAAATTGACGGCCAGCAAGTTTAAACCCAAGCAAATTTCCAATTATCTAGAGATATTAACCAAATTGGAATACGATATGAAATGGAGTTCTCAACCCAAGGTGTTGTTGGAATTGGCTTTGGTAAAAATGACGGTTGTGGAAGAGGAAGCAGATAGTCATTATTTACTGGAAAAGTTAAAAATTCTGGAGCAACACTTGCATCAAATCTCAGCAACTGGTAATCTAAATAGCAACAAAGCAAACAGCGCTGCTGAGCAGCGGCCTGGGCTAAATGATGCCACCACCATAGATGGCGCTGCCCGGCATAGGCCAAATTTAAAGCAGCAATCGGAGCCGGTCAAGCAAATTCAGCCCACAGGTTCAGCCAAGAAAATTAAACCGTCATGGAATAAGGTGTTGGAGCGAGTAAAAAAATTAAAACCTTCGCTCTACGGGGTGTTTTGTGAAGCAGAGATTATCGATGCCGAGGAGCAACTTCTGACCATTGGTTTTAAGCCACAGCATAGTTCTTTTCACAAGGTTCGCGCTGAACAAAGTGATAATAAGGCAGTACTAGAACAGGCTTTAAATGATGAATTAGGTGGTAATTGGGGCGTCAAGGTGATAGCCATTGAAAAATTGACGGAACTAGATAATGAAGTAAAAAAAAACGCTGAAATAGAGCACCCGTTGGTTAAAAGGGCTATTGAAATGTTTGGCAGAGATAAAGTAGTGGTTAGTAATCATCATCAATAA
- the serA gene encoding phosphoglycerate dehydrogenase: MMKVLATDGVSEKGLTALYNNPEIKVDLLKTMPEDELLKIIGDYDGMIVRSATKVTARVLEHAHKLKVVGRAGVGVDNIDLKAATNRGVIVVNAPDGNTIAAAEHTMAMMLALARKVPAATAKLRAGVWDKKAFLGVELRNKILGVIGLGRIGSAVAKRAMAMEMEILAYDPYISAENAANLGVKLATLEEIYRNADFITVHMPLTKETRHMINHGAIGIMKDGVRIINCARGGIVDEEALYQGLKSGKVAGAALDVFEKEPNTESPLYEFENFIATPHLGASTIEAQINVAVDVAKEIADYLQGNMVRNSVNIPSLSPKSYAKVRPFLDLAEKLGQFQAQLLSGRIQRIEVIYGGEVAKYEVNPITTIIVKGILDPILQETVNFVNANLVARNRGIEVLQTTQDIDQNYSNIITVKVVTDQGERTLSGTLFLGNDPRVISIDGYRIDARPTGHMLVVPHTDKPGIIGKVGTILGEHNINIGGMQVGRQQQGGVAVMVMSVDTAMCQDTLDKIGQIDGIIEVKLVSL; this comes from the coding sequence ATGATGAAAGTATTAGCCACAGACGGCGTATCGGAAAAAGGATTAACCGCTTTATATAATAACCCTGAGATTAAAGTGGATCTTTTAAAAACAATGCCAGAGGATGAATTGCTAAAAATTATTGGCGACTATGATGGTATGATTGTGCGCAGTGCCACCAAAGTGACCGCGAGGGTTTTAGAACATGCCCATAAGCTCAAGGTGGTTGGCAGAGCCGGGGTGGGGGTTGATAACATCGACCTGAAGGCAGCCACCAATAGAGGGGTGATTGTGGTCAATGCCCCAGATGGCAACACAATTGCGGCGGCTGAACACACCATGGCGATGATGCTGGCGTTGGCCCGCAAAGTACCCGCTGCCACCGCTAAATTGAGAGCAGGGGTTTGGGATAAAAAAGCCTTCCTAGGGGTTGAGTTGCGCAACAAAATCTTAGGGGTAATTGGACTGGGACGGATTGGCTCAGCAGTTGCCAAGAGAGCAATGGCCATGGAAATGGAAATTTTAGCCTATGACCCCTACATTTCGGCAGAAAATGCAGCAAATTTGGGTGTTAAATTGGCAACACTGGAAGAAATATATAGAAATGCTGATTTTATTACCGTTCACATGCCCTTGACAAAAGAAACCCGACACATGATTAACCACGGGGCCATTGGGATAATGAAGGATGGCGTAAGAATCATCAACTGTGCCCGGGGCGGAATTGTTGATGAAGAAGCGCTGTATCAAGGCCTTAAATCGGGGAAAGTGGCCGGCGCGGCCTTAGATGTATTTGAAAAGGAACCCAACACCGAAAGTCCGTTATATGAGTTTGAAAACTTTATTGCCACTCCTCACTTAGGTGCATCAACCATCGAAGCGCAAATTAACGTGGCAGTAGACGTGGCCAAAGAAATTGCCGATTACTTACAAGGAAATATGGTTAGAAACTCGGTAAACATTCCATCCCTAAGTCCCAAGTCATATGCCAAGGTAAGACCGTTTCTGGATTTAGCAGAAAAATTGGGCCAGTTCCAAGCCCAGTTGTTATCCGGTCGCATTCAGCGGATTGAAGTGATCTATGGTGGAGAAGTGGCCAAATATGAAGTTAACCCCATAACCACCATTATTGTTAAAGGAATTCTGGATCCTATTTTGCAAGAGACCGTTAACTTTGTAAATGCCAATCTGGTGGCTAGAAATCGTGGTATTGAAGTGTTACAAACGACTCAGGACATTGATCAAAACTACAGCAATATTATTACCGTTAAAGTTGTAACCGACCAAGGGGAGCGGACATTGAGCGGCACATTATTTCTTGGCAATGACCCCAGGGTTATCAGCATAGATGGTTACCGCATCGATGCTAGACCCACTGGGCATATGCTGGTGGTGCCCCACACCGATAAACCGGGTATTATCGGTAAGGTGGGCACAATTTTAGGGGAACATAATATTAACATTGGTGGCATGCAAGTGGGACGCCAACAACAGGGTGGCGTAGCGGTAATGGTAATGTCTGTTGACACCGCAATGTGCCAAGATACCTTAGATAAAATCGGACAAATTGATGGTATCATTGAAGTTAAATTAGTGAGCCTTTAA
- the recR gene encoding recombination mediator RecR has translation MKYFAGPVARLVEELAKLPGIGPKSAQRLAFYILGAPAQVAHDLADALTEVRDKIKRCSVCGNLTDEDPCAICSDDNRNPSIICVVEHPRDVMAIEKTGKFSGVYHVLHGALAPMEGIGVEELNIKSLLPRLEAHDVQEVILATNPSIEGDTTAMYLSRLLKPLEIKVTRLAHGLPVGADLEYTDEYTLIKALQGRHEIN, from the coding sequence ATGAAGTATTTTGCTGGGCCAGTGGCCCGTTTAGTTGAAGAATTGGCTAAGTTACCTGGTATTGGACCTAAGTCGGCACAACGGCTGGCATTTTATATCTTAGGCGCACCGGCCCAGGTGGCCCATGACTTGGCAGATGCTTTAACGGAAGTGCGGGATAAAATTAAACGTTGTAGTGTTTGTGGCAACTTAACGGATGAAGATCCCTGTGCCATTTGTTCTGATGACAATCGCAATCCATCAATAATATGTGTGGTGGAACACCCCCGGGATGTAATGGCCATTGAAAAAACAGGGAAATTCAGTGGTGTGTATCATGTGTTGCATGGGGCGTTGGCACCGATGGAGGGCATTGGGGTGGAGGAATTAAACATAAAAAGTTTACTGCCGCGGCTGGAAGCACACGATGTACAGGAAGTTATTTTGGCCACTAACCCCAGCATCGAAGGGGACACCACCGCCATGTACTTATCTCGGTTATTAAAGCCGTTGGAAATAAAGGTCACTAGGTTAGCCCACGGTTTGCCAGTGGGGGCAGATTTAGAATATACCGATGAATACACTTTAATTAAAGCGTTGCAGGGTAGACACGAAATTAATTAA
- the serS gene encoding serine--tRNA ligase: MLDIKLVRSNPELVKEALKNRGVNVSLDEFLKLDEERRKILVEVEQLKNKRNVVSEEVGRLKKAGQPADDIVVEMRQVSQSIKEMDEKVKDIEEQLQKILLTIPNIPHQSVPVGKDESDNPEVRRWGKVREFTFTPKPHWDLAEDLDILDFERGGKVSGTRFSFFKGMGARLERALISFMMDLHSTEHGYTEILPPYIVNDESMIGTGQLPKFAEDMFKIENTNYYLIPTAEVPVTNLYRGEILKGEDLPIYHCAYSGCFRAEAGAAGRDTRGLIRQHQFDKVELVKFVNPDNSYEELEKLLQNAEKVLQLLGIPYRVINLCTGDIGFSAAKTYDIEVWLPSANTYREISSCSNFEDFQARRANIKFRRAPKAKAEFVHTLNGSGLAVGRTFAAILENFQEEDGSISIPPVLQQYMGGVKKITANK; this comes from the coding sequence ATGTTAGATATAAAACTGGTAAGAAGTAATCCAGAATTGGTAAAAGAGGCGCTTAAAAATCGCGGTGTAAATGTTTCTTTGGATGAATTTTTAAAATTAGATGAAGAGCGCAGAAAAATATTGGTTGAGGTTGAACAGCTTAAAAATAAACGGAATGTGGTATCTGAAGAGGTTGGCCGGCTAAAAAAGGCTGGCCAACCGGCAGATGATATAGTGGTAGAAATGAGACAGGTTTCTCAGTCTATCAAAGAAATGGATGAAAAGGTTAAAGATATCGAAGAACAGTTACAAAAAATATTACTGACAATACCGAATATTCCCCATCAGTCGGTGCCGGTGGGCAAAGATGAAAGTGATAACCCAGAGGTAAGGAGATGGGGTAAAGTAAGGGAATTTACCTTTACGCCCAAGCCCCATTGGGATTTGGCAGAGGACTTGGATATCCTTGATTTTGAACGGGGCGGCAAGGTGTCTGGCACTAGATTTTCATTCTTTAAAGGTATGGGGGCGCGGTTAGAACGGGCGCTAATCAGCTTTATGATGGACCTACATAGCACAGAGCACGGCTACACAGAAATATTGCCACCCTATATCGTTAACGATGAGAGCATGATTGGCACTGGACAATTACCTAAATTCGCCGAAGATATGTTTAAAATTGAGAATACTAACTATTATTTAATTCCCACCGCCGAAGTACCGGTTACCAACTTGTATCGAGGGGAAATCCTTAAGGGAGAAGATCTGCCAATTTATCATTGTGCCTACAGCGGTTGTTTTAGAGCAGAGGCAGGGGCAGCGGGCAGAGACACCCGGGGGTTAATCAGACAGCATCAATTTGATAAAGTAGAGTTGGTTAAATTTGTAAACCCCGATAATTCCTATGAAGAGTTAGAAAAGTTATTGCAAAATGCGGAAAAAGTATTGCAATTGTTGGGTATACCCTATCGGGTAATTAACCTTTGCACCGGTGACATTGGTTTTTCTGCCGCCAAAACATACGATATTGAAGTGTGGTTACCAAGTGCCAATACCTACCGCGAAATATCTTCCTGTAGTAATTTTGAAGATTTTCAAGCCAGAAGGGCCAATATTAAATTTAGACGGGCACCCAAAGCCAAGGCTGAATTTGTGCATACACTTAATGGCTCTGGATTGGCCGTTGGCCGTACATTTGCTGCCATTTTAGAAAATTTTCAAGAGGAGGACGGCAGTATTTCCATTCCTCCGGTATTGCAACAATATATGGGTGGCGTGAAAAAAATTACTGCCAACAAATAG
- a CDS encoding YbaB/EbfC family nucleoid-associated protein, with translation MLGGANMNKMMKQVQKMQQDMAKMQEELANRTVEATAGGGVVKVVANGRNELVSIEINPEAVDPGDVEMLQDLVLAAVNESLRKSQELVSSEMSKITGGLKIPGLF, from the coding sequence ATGTTAGGTGGCGCAAATATGAATAAAATGATGAAACAGGTACAAAAAATGCAACAGGATATGGCTAAGATGCAAGAGGAACTGGCCAATAGAACTGTGGAAGCCACTGCCGGTGGCGGCGTGGTAAAAGTTGTGGCCAATGGGCGCAATGAGCTGGTGTCGATTGAAATTAATCCAGAGGCTGTGGATCCAGGGGATGTGGAAATGCTGCAGGACTTGGTGCTGGCTGCTGTCAACGAGTCCTTGCGCAAGAGCCAAGAACTGGTTTCCTCCGAAATGTCTAAAATCACTGGTGGGTTGAAGATACCGGGTTTATTCTAA
- a CDS encoding XRE family transcriptional regulator: protein MLRESMGVTAEKIAQQLDVSLADYLLYEAGEKDFSFSFLYNVAGVLGVDVLDIISGETPKLSLCCVVRAGGGYDIDRREAYNYKHLAYTFRNKKAEPFLVTVEPNGDTIPERHSHDGQEFNYMVSGCMKFFIGDMVYTLAKGDSVYFDSSVPHAMKTHGDSPAKFLAVVIK from the coding sequence TTGCTGCGTGAATCTATGGGCGTGACAGCGGAAAAAATTGCCCAACAGCTTGATGTTTCGCTGGCAGATTACTTGCTTTATGAAGCAGGGGAAAAGGATTTTTCATTCAGTTTTTTGTATAATGTGGCGGGTGTTTTAGGGGTAGATGTGTTGGATATTATTAGCGGTGAAACACCCAAGCTTTCGTTGTGCTGTGTGGTCAGAGCCGGAGGTGGTTATGACATTGACCGCAGAGAGGCCTATAATTACAAACACCTTGCTTACACATTTCGCAATAAAAAGGCGGAACCCTTTTTAGTAACGGTGGAGCCAAACGGCGACACCATACCAGAGCGTCATTCCCACGACGGCCAGGAGTTTAATTATATGGTTTCCGGGTGTATGAAATTTTTTATCGGTGATATGGTTTATACCCTGGCCAAGGGCGATAGCGTCTACTTTGACTCGTCAGTTCCTCACGCCATGAAGACCCACGGCGACAGCCCTGCTAAATTTTTGGCTGTTGTCATCAAATAA
- a CDS encoding transketolase C-terminal domain-containing protein — MPEKLITEEKRVFMTGNEVCAWAAIAAGAQIMYGYPITPQNEIMHYWTRLAPKHGLKFLQTEDELSAGFTTCGGVMAGLKAFTATAGPGNVLMQEPFSMAEAMRLPIVSIIQQRGGPSTATVIYSQQEVSLTTFGGNGEGLRIVYSTATHQELFDYTIKAFQVSWKYRFPTFVLGDGYQAKMRESLTIYDPEQKGIKFEPATKYVGQPGTPGVDREPGHYRNTYNVEEELYEVLQGYFADYAKMAEEVAEYQAFDTEDADVVVLSHGVVSRGAKEAVEMLRKEGKKVGYFRPITLRPLPEKQLKELAAKAKKLVIVESAQGQFAKLIKDVIFGATCEIVPFFKPGVGITTDEIYAKVNEVL, encoded by the coding sequence ATGCCAGAGAAGCTTATTACTGAAGAAAAGCGCGTCTTTATGACGGGCAATGAGGTGTGTGCATGGGCAGCAATTGCTGCAGGGGCACAAATTATGTATGGTTACCCCATTACTCCTCAGAACGAAATTATGCACTATTGGACAAGATTAGCTCCAAAGCATGGTCTCAAGTTCTTACAAACTGAGGATGAACTGTCTGCAGGTTTTACCACCTGTGGTGGTGTAATGGCTGGTCTAAAAGCATTTACTGCTACCGCAGGCCCTGGTAACGTTTTAATGCAAGAGCCATTTTCCATGGCTGAGGCGATGAGACTACCAATCGTTTCCATTATTCAACAACGTGGAGGCCCGTCCACCGCTACCGTTATTTACTCACAACAAGAGGTATCACTGACCACCTTTGGTGGCAATGGTGAAGGTTTGCGTATTGTTTACTCAACCGCCACTCACCAAGAATTGTTTGACTACACCATTAAGGCTTTCCAAGTATCATGGAAATACCGCTTCCCAACCTTCGTTTTGGGTGATGGTTATCAAGCAAAAATGCGTGAATCCTTAACTATTTATGATCCAGAACAAAAGGGTATTAAATTTGAGCCTGCCACTAAGTATGTAGGTCAGCCTGGCACACCCGGTGTAGACCGTGAGCCTGGTCACTACCGCAATACCTATAACGTAGAAGAAGAACTGTATGAGGTTCTGCAGGGCTACTTTGCAGATTACGCTAAGATGGCTGAAGAAGTGGCTGAATATCAAGCCTTTGACACCGAAGATGCAGATGTGGTTGTTCTTTCCCATGGGGTTGTTTCCCGCGGTGCTAAAGAAGCAGTTGAAATGCTGCGCAAAGAGGGTAAAAAGGTTGGTTACTTCCGTCCAATTACCCTGCGTCCACTGCCAGAAAAGCAACTGAAGGAATTGGCAGCGAAGGCTAAAAAATTAGTAATTGTTGAATCAGCCCAAGGTCAATTTGCTAAACTGATTAAAGATGTAATCTTTGGTGCCACCTGTGAGATCGTTCCTTTCTTCAAGCCAGGTGTGGGTATCACCACTGATGAAATCTATGCTAAAGTAAACGAAGTTCTCTAA
- a CDS encoding thiamine pyrophosphate-dependent enzyme, with amino-acid sequence MSVVQPAMPKSWRPESKPHKFCPGCGHGLVLKALGEAIDELGIQDRVVFGCDIGCSLLSWDFFNVDSVQTHHGRTTPVMTGIKRANPDLITIAYMGDGGGYAIGSQHLVNAAARNERITVILALNCVYAMTGGQMAPTTLPGMKAETAPYGRDVELTGAPTQGPEMVAAIAGEGAYVARGTTANLRQLKGYIKKALQNQMDGKGFSFVEALSACPTNWRTNAEKTWAFVEKEMPKYFKVGEKKVPGAEQKEGQ; translated from the coding sequence ATGTCTGTAGTACAACCAGCTATGCCAAAGAGTTGGCGGCCTGAATCAAAACCACATAAATTCTGCCCCGGTTGTGGCCATGGTCTAGTATTAAAGGCACTGGGCGAGGCCATTGATGAACTGGGAATCCAAGATAGAGTTGTATTTGGTTGTGACATTGGTTGTTCCTTGTTGTCATGGGACTTCTTTAATGTTGACAGCGTACAAACTCACCACGGTCGCACCACCCCGGTGATGACCGGAATTAAAAGAGCCAATCCTGATTTAATCACCATTGCTTACATGGGTGATGGCGGCGGTTACGCCATTGGTTCTCAACACTTGGTAAACGCTGCTGCCCGTAACGAAAGAATCACTGTAATATTAGCCCTCAACTGTGTATATGCCATGACCGGTGGTCAAATGGCCCCCACCACACTGCCTGGCATGAAGGCGGAAACTGCGCCTTACGGCCGTGATGTGGAACTAACCGGTGCTCCTACCCAAGGTCCCGAAATGGTGGCAGCCATTGCCGGTGAAGGTGCATACGTTGCCCGTGGTACCACCGCTAACCTGAGACAGTTGAAGGGTTACATTAAAAAGGCCCTACAAAACCAAATGGATGGCAAAGGTTTCTCCTTTGTAGAGGCATTATCAGCTTGTCCTACCAACTGGCGTACCAACGCTGAGAAGACTTGGGCATTTGTGGAAAAAGAAATGCCAAAATACTTCAAAGTGGGCGAAAAGAAAGTTCCTGGTGCTGAGCAGAAGGAGGGACAATAA
- a CDS encoding pro-sigmaK processing inhibitor BofA family protein encodes MELEWTTILLCFIGLFGLYLVGVFVVKPLRFIFKLAMYLVLGGVLITLVNIISANFGLHIALNPFTLVTAGVLQVPGLILLLLMAYMLV; translated from the coding sequence ATGGAATTGGAATGGACGACCATTCTATTGTGTTTTATTGGTCTATTTGGTTTATATTTAGTGGGTGTATTTGTGGTCAAGCCGCTGAGATTTATCTTTAAATTGGCAATGTATTTAGTTTTAGGCGGCGTATTGATTACGCTGGTAAACATTATCAGCGCCAATTTTGGATTACATATTGCTTTAAACCCCTTTACATTGGTAACCGCCGGGGTGTTACAGGTACCCGGTTTAATATTATTGCTGTTAATGGCATATATGTTGGTTTAA
- a CDS encoding AMP-binding protein produces the protein MIIYEKFIGRHRDEFVTLEDLYRNYSINCPEDFNFAYDVLDRLAEEKPDQLAMLWVGNNGEEKRITFLEMKRWSDKTANYFKSLGIKKGDFVLLVLKRSYLFWYAMLALHKIGAVAVQATHLLTAKDYLYRCQAGGIKMAVITGDGDCTDHFDQAAPQCDTVQLKAVTGHKAAGEGWLDFEAGIEAASDDWQRPTGEEATKATDIMIMAFSSGTTGYPKMVAHDFSYPLGHIITGVFWHRAEPGGLHFTISDTGWLKSLWGKLYGQWFAESAVFTYDFDSFNGADILDKLSKYKVTTFCCPPTMYRFMLKEDVSQYDLSALKHCCTAGEALNPDVYNQWKKATGLRIFEGFGQSETTLSCSTLYPWVQPRPGSMGLPTPGYDLVIVDENGHEVDPGVTGEICIKAESMETKTKGLFMGYYQDEISTQRAWHDGLYHTGDTAYRDELGFLWYVGRNDDIIKSSGYRIGPFEVESALAEHPAVLESAVTGVPHPIRGVVVKATIVLAEGYQPSEQLIKELQDHVKRTTAPYKYPRVIEFVPDLPKTISGKIRRVAIRQRDMRQL, from the coding sequence ATGATAATTTATGAAAAGTTTATCGGCAGACATCGGGATGAGTTTGTAACACTGGAGGATTTATACAGAAACTATTCTATAAATTGCCCGGAGGATTTTAATTTTGCCTATGATGTGTTGGACAGATTGGCGGAGGAAAAACCTGACCAGCTGGCGATGCTGTGGGTGGGCAATAACGGTGAAGAAAAGAGAATTACCTTTTTAGAAATGAAACGCTGGTCGGACAAAACGGCCAATTACTTTAAATCACTGGGGATAAAAAAGGGCGATTTTGTGCTACTGGTTTTGAAAAGAAGCTATTTGTTTTGGTACGCCATGTTGGCCCTGCACAAAATTGGTGCGGTGGCGGTCCAGGCTACCCACCTGCTAACTGCCAAGGATTACCTTTACCGCTGTCAGGCGGGGGGGATAAAAATGGCGGTTATTACCGGTGATGGAGATTGCACCGACCACTTTGACCAAGCCGCTCCGCAATGTGACACTGTCCAGTTGAAAGCTGTTACTGGTCATAAAGCAGCGGGGGAGGGCTGGCTGGATTTTGAAGCGGGGATTGAAGCGGCCTCTGATGATTGGCAGCGGCCAACGGGAGAAGAAGCAACAAAGGCTACTGATATAATGATTATGGCTTTTTCTTCTGGCACCACCGGCTACCCGAAGATGGTGGCCCATGACTTTTCCTATCCCTTAGGGCATATTATCACCGGGGTCTTTTGGCATAGAGCTGAGCCAGGCGGTTTACATTTTACCATATCCGACACCGGTTGGTTGAAGTCGCTATGGGGTAAATTATATGGTCAATGGTTTGCCGAATCGGCAGTTTTCACATATGATTTTGATAGTTTTAACGGGGCTGACATTCTGGATAAGTTGTCAAAGTATAAGGTTACCACCTTCTGTTGTCCACCCACTATGTACAGATTTATGCTCAAGGAAGATGTGAGTCAATATGATTTATCGGCTTTAAAACACTGTTGCACAGCGGGCGAGGCATTAAACCCCGATGTTTATAATCAGTGGAAGAAAGCCACCGGGTTGCGCATATTTGAGGGCTTTGGACAGTCGGAAACAACCCTTTCCTGCTCCACCTTATATCCGTGGGTGCAACCAAGGCCAGGCTCCATGGGGCTTCCCACCCCGGGTTATGACTTGGTAATTGTGGATGAAAATGGCCATGAGGTTGACCCAGGCGTCACTGGGGAAATTTGTATCAAGGCCGAGAGTATGGAGACCAAAACCAAAGGTCTGTTTATGGGTTACTATCAGGATGAAATCAGTACCCAAAGGGCATGGCATGACGGATTGTATCACACTGGAGACACGGCCTATCGTGATGAACTGGGATTTTTGTGGTATGTGGGCAGGAACGATGACATTATCAAATCTTCTGGCTATCGGATTGGACCCTTTGAGGTGGAGTCGGCATTGGCAGAACACCCCGCTGTTTTGGAATCAGCGGTGACCGGTGTTCCCCACCCCATCAGAGGAGTGGTGGTGAAGGCCACAATTGTGTTGGCCGAGGGTTATCAGCCCAGTGAACAACTGATTAAGGAATTACAGGATCATGTCAAAAGAACCACTGCACCCTACAAATATCCTAGGGTGATTGAGTTTGTGCCAGATTTGCCAAAAACCATCAGCGGCAAAATCCGCCGGGTGGCAATTAGACAAAGGGATATGCGCCAATTATAA